ATTATGTTAGATACAAAAGGACCAGAAATTAGAATTGGAAAAGTTCTAGATGGGTCTCAAGAAATCAAAGCAGGTACAGATGTTAGAGTTTATACAACTCAAGAAGAGTACTTAAACCGTGAATGTAAATCAACTGAAATGACAGTTTCTTATGACATGAGTATTGATTTAAAACCTGGAGATACTGTTTTAGTAGATGATGGAAAATTAACATTACACGTTATTAATGTTGAGCCAGGACTAGTTAATTGTAAAGCTTTTAACACTCACACTGTTAAAACAAACAAAAGAGTTAACTTGCCAGGTGTAGATTTCTCATTACCATTTTTAGCAGAAAAAGATATAGAAGACATTAAGTTTGGAGCAAAAATGAAAGTTGACTATATAGCAGCATCATTTGTTAACTCAGCTGAAAATGTAAAAGAAATTAGAGCAATCTTAAAAGAATGTAAAGCAGAACATGTTCAAATTATTTCAAAAATAGAATCAAAAATTGGAATTTTCAATATTGATGAAATCATTGAAGCATCAGATGGAATTATGGTGGCTCGTGGAGATCTAGGATTAGAAATTCCTTATTATGAAGTTCCATATTGAGAAAAACAAATGATTAGAAAATGTAGAAAAGCAGGAAAAGTCGTTGTTGTTGCAACACAAATGTTAGAATCAATGACTGACAATCCTCAACCAACAAGAGCTGAAGTAACTGACGTTTACTACGCAACTGAATTAGGAGCTGATGCAACTATGTTAAGTGGTGAATCAGCTGCAGGTATTTACCCATTTATTACAACAGAAACTATGGCAACAATTAATAAGCGTGCTGAATTAGGATTTTATGGGAAAATTTACTATGATAGAGCTTTAGAAATCGCAAGAAGTTCTACAACAGGAACTAGAGCAGACATTGCTGATGAATTAGCAAACATTACTAGAAATGGTAAATATGAATTCGCCTTGGTTCTTTCAAGAACTGGAGAATTATTAAGAACAATTTCTAAATTTAGACCAAACGTTACAATCTTGGGTGTTTGTGATAAAGAAGAATTATGAACTGGATTTGGAGCAATGCACTCAATATTTATGAATAAAGTTGAAAGCATAGATAAAGCAATAGAGGATAAATCAATTTTGCCAGAAATTGCAAGATCTTGAGGTGCTAAAAAAGGTGAAGAAATCTTAATAGTTAGAAATGAAGATATCAAAGTTTACACAGTTTAATAAATAACCACTTATGTGGTTATTTTTTTTTCTATTGTTCAATTTAAGAAAAAGTAAACAGAAAATGTTATAATTCTCTTGTTATTAACAAGGAGAATACTATGAACAAATTAAACTTAAATGAAAGAATGAAAAGAACCAAAGTTATTACAACTGTTGGTCCAAGTGTTCATTCAAAAGAAGCTATCAAAGAATTGTTTGATAAAGGAATGACTACAATTCGTTTAAACTTCTCACACGCAGACTTCCAAGAACACGGTGAAAGATTTGAATGAGTAAAATCATTAAGACAAGAAATCAACAAACCAATTTCAATTTTATTAGACACAAAAGGTCCAGAAATTAGAATTGGTAAAATGAAAGATGGAAAACAAGAAGTAAAAGCAGGTACAGAAGTGACTGTTTATACAAATCCAGAAGATTTTACAACAAGAGAATGTACAGCAACTGAAATGCAAATGTCATACGATATGTCACAAGACGTAAAAGTTGGTGACGCAGTTTTAGTAGATGATGGAAAATTAACAATGTACGTAACAAGCGTTGAAAAATACAAAGTTATGTGTAAAGCTTTCAATACACACTTAGTAAAAACAAACAAAAGAGTTAATTTACCAGGTGTAGAATTTACATTACCATTCTTAGCAGAAAAAGATTACAACGATATTCACTTTGGAATCGAAAACAATATCGATTACATAGCAGCATCATTTGTTAACTCAGCAGATAATGTAAAAGAAATTAGAGCAATCTTAAAAGAAAAAAATGCAGAACACATTCAAATTATTTCAAAAATTGAATCACAAGTTGGATGTGACAACATTGATTCAATTATTGCTGAATCAGATGGAATCATGGTAGCTCGTGGAGATCTAGGATTAGAAATTCCTTACTATGATGTACCTTACTGAGAAAAACAAATAATTAGAAAATGTAGAGAACAAGGGAAATTAGTTATTGTTGCAACACAAATGCTAGAATCAATGACAGACAATCCACAACCAACAAGAGCTGAAGTAACTGACGTTTACTACGCTACTGAATTAGGAGCTGATGCAACTATGTTAAGTGGTGAATCAGCAAATGGAGACTTCCCATTCATTACTGTTGAAACTATGTCAACAATTAACAAACGTGCAGAAGTTGAATTTTATGAAAAACACTACTACACAAAACAATTAGAAAAAGCAAAAAAATCTAGTTCAGGAAAAAGAGCTGAAATAGCAAACCAATTAGCTAACACTACATTAGCTGGTAACTATGAGTATGCAATAGTAATTTCAAGAACTGGAGAATTATTAAAAACAATTTCTAAATTTAGACCAAATGTTACAATTTTAGGTGTTTGTGATAACGATAAATTATGAACTGGATTTGGAGCAATGCACTCAATATTTATGAACAAAGTCGAGAACTTAGATTCATTCATGGAAGATGAAAAAGCAATTTCAGAAGTTGCTAAATCATGAGGTGCAAAATCTGGAGAAAGAATCTTATTTGTAAGAAATGAAAACATAAAAGAAATCACTCTAGCATAATAATTTTAAAAAAACTAAACATATTAATGTTTAGTTTTTTTTGCTTTCATTTAATAAAATTATGTATAATATAAATTGATATATTTAATAGTTAAAAGGCGGAAGTACAGATGAAAATAACATTGTTAGATGGAAATATAATGAGCTTTGATGGACCAAGAAGCGTAATGGAAATAGCAAAAGAGATTTCAATATCATTAGGAAAGAAATGTGTTGGAGCAGTTGTTAATGGAAAAGAAATAATACCCTCAAAAGCTGTTGTGGACAGGGATTGTAAACTTGAATTAATTACTGAAAGACATGATTTTTTTAACTCCGTTGTTAATTATACTGCAAAAATTCTTACAGCATTTGCCTTAAAAAAGGTTATGCCTGAAGGATGTATTTTCCCAGAAAAAGAAGGTTATGATAAAACAGAATTTTTTGTATATTTTGATGTTGATAAAAAATTATCATTAGAAGATTTAAAACAAGCAGAAGATTTTGCAAATGAACTAATAGGTCAAGCTTTTGAATTTGACTTCATCACAGAAGGTTTTGAAGAACAAGCATATATTGAATTAATGACTTTCTTGAATGTGAAGAAAGAATATATTGATGTGATGATAAAAAACAATCAACAAAGATATATTAAATATCCAGTTGCAGCTTTAAATAATGTTAAATTTTATTCTAGATATGCAACATTAAATAACACAAAAGATTTATATAAAATAGAACTTAATGAGGTTACTGCATTCCAAACTGATGGAAATAGATTTGTTTACAAAGTTCATGGATTAACAGCAACAAGCGAAAAAGAATTTGAAGATAAAAAAAGAAAACTTGAAGAAGTAAAAGAAAATGATCATAAGTATATTGCTAAAAATTTAGAAATATATCATTTAGATCCTTTGATTGGTCAAGGTTTACCGATTTGATTACCAAATGGAACAATCTTGAAACAAGAAATTAAAAAGTACTTAATGCAAAAAGAATTTGAATATGATTTCATTCAAATAGAAACACCTGTAATTGGAACAAGTGAACTTTATAAAACTTCAGGTCATTGAGACCATTATCGTGATGATATGTTTGCACCGATGATTCTTCCGAAAGAAGAAATGGTTTTAAAACCAATGAGCTGTCCTCACCACATTTCTGTTTATAAATATAAACAAAGAAGTTATAGAGATTTACCTTTGAGATTTGCAGAACATGCACTACAACACAGATATGAATCTTCTGGAAGTCTTACAGGACTTGAGAGAGTAAGGGCTATGGAGTTAACTGACTCACACATTTTTGTAAGACCAGATCAAGTTAAAGAAGAGTTTGTAAGATGTTTCAATTTGATTACAGAGGTTTTATCAACTTTTGATATTAAAATTGATTACTTATCTTTATCATTAAGAGACCCTGAAGATAAAGAAAAATACTTTGATGATGATAAAATGTGAAACAATGCAGAAAGACAATTAGAATCTGTTTTGAAAGAATTAAATATCAATTATAAAAAAATGATAGGTGAAGCTGCTTTCTATGGACCTAAGTTGGATATTCAAGCCAAAACAGCTTTAGGACAC
This genomic interval from Spiroplasma monobiae MQ-1 contains the following:
- the pyk gene encoding pyruvate kinase; the protein is MNKEIEFYEPSKIAKKIKRTKIVTTIGPSTHSKDDIRKLFESGMNVVRLNFSHGKQDEQAEKIKSVIELREELDKPISIMLDTKGPEIRIGKVLDGSQEIKAGTDVRVYTTQEEYLNRECKSTEMTVSYDMSIDLKPGDTVLVDDGKLTLHVINVEPGLVNCKAFNTHTVKTNKRVNLPGVDFSLPFLAEKDIEDIKFGAKMKVDYIAASFVNSAENVKEIRAILKECKAEHVQIISKIESKIGIFNIDEIIEASDGIMVARGDLGLEIPYYEVPYWEKQMIRKCRKAGKVVVVATQMLESMTDNPQPTRAEVTDVYYATELGADATMLSGESAAGIYPFITTETMATINKRAELGFYGKIYYDRALEIARSSTTGTRADIADELANITRNGKYEFALVLSRTGELLRTISKFRPNVTILGVCDKEELWTGFGAMHSIFMNKVESIDKAIEDKSILPEIARSWGAKKGEEILIVRNEDIKVYTV
- the pyk gene encoding pyruvate kinase — translated: MNKLNLNERMKRTKVITTVGPSVHSKEAIKELFDKGMTTIRLNFSHADFQEHGERFEWVKSLRQEINKPISILLDTKGPEIRIGKMKDGKQEVKAGTEVTVYTNPEDFTTRECTATEMQMSYDMSQDVKVGDAVLVDDGKLTMYVTSVEKYKVMCKAFNTHLVKTNKRVNLPGVEFTLPFLAEKDYNDIHFGIENNIDYIAASFVNSADNVKEIRAILKEKNAEHIQIISKIESQVGCDNIDSIIAESDGIMVARGDLGLEIPYYDVPYWEKQIIRKCREQGKLVIVATQMLESMTDNPQPTRAEVTDVYYATELGADATMLSGESANGDFPFITVETMSTINKRAEVEFYEKHYYTKQLEKAKKSSSGKRAEIANQLANTTLAGNYEYAIVISRTGELLKTISKFRPNVTILGVCDNDKLWTGFGAMHSIFMNKVENLDSFMEDEKAISEVAKSWGAKSGERILFVRNENIKEITLA
- the thrS gene encoding threonine--tRNA ligase — its product is MKITLLDGNIMSFDGPRSVMEIAKEISISLGKKCVGAVVNGKEIIPSKAVVDRDCKLELITERHDFFNSVVNYTAKILTAFALKKVMPEGCIFPEKEGYDKTEFFVYFDVDKKLSLEDLKQAEDFANELIGQAFEFDFITEGFEEQAYIELMTFLNVKKEYIDVMIKNNQQRYIKYPVAALNNVKFYSRYATLNNTKDLYKIELNEVTAFQTDGNRFVYKVHGLTATSEKEFEDKKRKLEEVKENDHKYIAKNLEIYHLDPLIGQGLPIWLPNGTILKQEIKKYLMQKEFEYDFIQIETPVIGTSELYKTSGHWDHYRDDMFAPMILPKEEMVLKPMSCPHHISVYKYKQRSYRDLPLRFAEHALQHRYESSGSLTGLERVRAMELTDSHIFVRPDQVKEEFVRCFNLITEVLSTFDIKIDYLSLSLRDPEDKEKYFDDDKMWNNAERQLESVLKELNINYKKMIGEAAFYGPKLDIQAKTALGHEITVSTIQLDFLLPQKFDISYINEEGVLEKPIMIHRGLVGTYERFISVLLEQTKGVLPLWCTPQQIEIIPVNISKKDYAEKVMKELKTNLIRSKIDLRDERLSYKIRDAQIRKIPYQLVLGEKEEQNGTVTFRRYGCEEQTTVTLEEFNEMILKKIKEKSYN